A region of Streptomyces sp. TG1A-60 DNA encodes the following proteins:
- a CDS encoding FHA domain-containing protein, with product MPTCPNGHQSGSDDWCEVCGHRMAGAVPPPPPPPPPPPPPGAGYGYPPPGSPPPGAGGPGGPGGPGGRPRLAAEPELCPQCRTPREGGAPFCEECRWNFLTNTATTYTPAAPRPSAPSPGAGPGGPGPGAGPGGPGPGAGPGAGGNPALRFQQPPPSFGGGDAYDYQSSRPSQMNRPAEPIPSGPPFGGDPSGRGGPGGPNGPGGPGGFGEPRGPGGHGGPGGHGQSGRPGGPESPSGPGVSSGFGGGPSGPPGQPGPGQGGRPGQSGPSAFGGDPSRPGPPGFGGDPSRPGPSGFSGDPSRPVPPPPGPTPGGPGGPGGSGGPGGFGGPGGSGGPGGFGGPGGPGGPGGPRGQDPGGQGPGDQGRGQGPGGAPQAFQQSGPPAPPAFPQETRRPQPGGPGGPGGPQSGGGPAFGGDDDWVISPPSSTGPGQPGGRGGPGGAGGPGGAGARPGGYGYPQPGATQAPPGPAYSQAPTTWSATIGPDRDYFMAMMQRSGPEAAGLNLPAYSPEQRRPLTGNQITIGRRRHSTGDTPDIDLSVPPEDPGVSHQHAVLVQQPDGSWAVVDQNSTNGTTVNGSEDPIQPFVPIPLQDGDRVHVGAWTTITIHRG from the coding sequence ATGCCGACCTGCCCGAACGGACACCAGTCGGGTTCCGACGACTGGTGCGAGGTCTGCGGTCACCGTATGGCCGGTGCCGTACCCCCGCCGCCACCCCCGCCGCCACCGCCGCCGCCACCGGGCGCCGGTTACGGATACCCGCCGCCCGGCTCACCTCCCCCGGGCGCGGGGGGACCGGGGGGCCCCGGGGGTCCCGGAGGACGACCGCGCCTCGCCGCCGAGCCGGAACTCTGCCCGCAGTGCCGCACGCCCCGCGAGGGCGGCGCGCCCTTCTGCGAGGAGTGCCGCTGGAACTTCCTGACCAACACGGCGACGACTTACACACCGGCCGCGCCTCGGCCCTCGGCGCCGTCGCCGGGTGCCGGTCCGGGCGGGCCTGGGCCTGGAGCGGGCCCCGGTGGACCTGGTCCGGGTGCCGGGCCCGGTGCCGGCGGAAACCCCGCGCTCCGCTTCCAGCAGCCTCCGCCGTCGTTCGGCGGTGGTGACGCGTACGACTACCAGAGCTCACGACCCTCACAGATGAACCGTCCCGCCGAGCCGATCCCGTCGGGGCCGCCGTTCGGCGGCGACCCGTCGGGCCGGGGCGGACCGGGCGGACCTAACGGTCCGGGTGGTCCCGGTGGATTCGGCGAGCCGCGCGGTCCCGGGGGTCACGGCGGACCCGGTGGTCATGGGCAGTCTGGTCGTCCCGGCGGGCCCGAAAGCCCCTCCGGGCCGGGGGTTTCCTCCGGGTTCGGTGGTGGGCCTTCGGGTCCGCCCGGACAGCCTGGTCCGGGACAGGGCGGTCGGCCGGGGCAGTCCGGCCCGTCCGCCTTCGGCGGTGACCCTTCGCGGCCCGGCCCCCCGGGCTTCGGCGGCGATCCGTCACGACCCGGGCCTTCTGGCTTCAGCGGCGATCCGTCACGACCGGTTCCGCCACCGCCCGGACCTACGCCGGGTGGGCCCGGCGGCCCTGGCGGGTCCGGTGGGCCGGGCGGATTCGGCGGCCCTGGCGGGTCCGGTGGGCCGGGCGGATTCGGCGGGCCTGGTGGACCGGGTGGTCCTGGCGGCCCCCGTGGCCAGGATCCCGGCGGTCAGGGCCCCGGTGACCAGGGCCGTGGTCAGGGCCCTGGTGGGGCACCGCAGGCGTTCCAGCAGTCGGGGCCACCGGCTCCGCCCGCTTTCCCACAGGAAACCCGGCGACCGCAGCCCGGGGGCCCTGGCGGACCCGGTGGTCCGCAGTCCGGTGGGGGCCCCGCCTTCGGTGGCGACGACGACTGGGTGATCTCCCCGCCGTCCTCGACGGGTCCGGGCCAACCAGGTGGGCGCGGTGGACCCGGCGGTGCCGGCGGACCCGGCGGCGCGGGTGCCCGCCCCGGCGGCTACGGTTACCCGCAGCCCGGTGCCACCCAGGCCCCGCCCGGCCCCGCGTACTCGCAGGCGCCGACGACCTGGAGCGCGACCATCGGCCCGGACCGCGACTACTTCATGGCGATGATGCAGCGCTCGGGCCCCGAGGCCGCGGGCCTGAACCTGCCCGCGTACTCCCCCGAGCAGCGGCGTCCCCTCACCGGCAACCAGATCACCATCGGCCGCCGCCGCCACTCCACCGGCGACACCCCCGACATCGATCTCTCGGTGCCGCCGGAGGACCCGGGCGTCTCCCACCAGCACGCGGTACTGGTGCAGCAGCCGGACGGCAGCTGGGCGGTCGTCGACCAGAACTCCACCAACGGAACCACGGTCAACGGCTCCGAGGACCCCATCCAGCCCTTCGTCCCCATCCCCCTCCAGGACGGAGACCGGGTACACGTGGGCGCGTGGACGACGATCACCATCCACCGGGGCTGA
- a CDS encoding VWA domain-containing protein has translation MANFSKSNVPQFSVEVYQNEYLPEGGREVNAIVTVSATGGGTIGSAVTAPHLYSPGQGPSAAVAVMVDCSGSMDYPPTKIRNARDATAAAIDTLRDGVHFAVIDGTHVAREVYPGGGRLAVADSTTRDQAKQALRRLSAGGGTAIGTWLKLADRLLASADVAIRHGVLLTDGRNEHESPQDLKAALDACAGRFTCDARGVGTDWEVKEVTGIASALLGTADIIADPAALSADFTQMMETAMGKEVADVALRLWTPVGTQIKFVKQVAPTVEELTDRRSEAGPRAGDYPTGSWGDESRDYHVCVEVPAASLGQEMLAARVSLVIPQPGDGTAQNLGAQGLVKAVWTDDMAASTSINPQVAHYTGQAELAQVIQQGMDARKAGDFDGATAKLGRAVQLASASGNADTAKLLAKVVDVVDATTGTVRLKAKVTEADEMTLETRSTKTVRVKK, from the coding sequence CCAATTTCTCGAAGTCGAACGTGCCGCAGTTCTCGGTCGAGGTGTACCAGAACGAGTACCTGCCCGAAGGCGGCCGCGAGGTCAACGCCATCGTGACGGTCAGCGCGACCGGCGGTGGCACCATCGGCAGCGCGGTCACCGCGCCGCACCTCTACTCGCCCGGCCAGGGCCCGTCCGCCGCCGTGGCGGTCATGGTCGACTGCTCGGGGTCGATGGACTATCCGCCGACCAAGATACGCAACGCCCGGGACGCCACGGCCGCCGCGATCGACACCCTGCGTGACGGCGTCCACTTCGCGGTGATCGACGGCACCCATGTGGCCCGCGAGGTCTATCCCGGCGGCGGCCGGCTCGCCGTCGCCGACTCCACCACCCGGGACCAGGCCAAGCAGGCGCTGCGCAGGCTCAGCGCGGGCGGCGGCACCGCGATCGGCACCTGGCTGAAGCTCGCCGACCGGCTGCTCGCCTCCGCCGACGTCGCCATACGCCACGGCGTCCTGCTCACCGACGGCCGCAACGAGCACGAGTCACCTCAGGACCTGAAGGCCGCGCTGGACGCCTGTGCCGGACGGTTCACCTGTGACGCGCGTGGAGTCGGCACCGACTGGGAGGTCAAGGAGGTCACCGGGATCGCCTCCGCGCTCCTCGGCACCGCCGACATCATCGCCGACCCGGCCGCCCTGTCCGCCGACTTCACACAGATGATGGAGACGGCCATGGGCAAGGAGGTCGCGGACGTCGCCCTGCGGCTGTGGACCCCGGTCGGCACACAGATCAAGTTCGTCAAACAAGTGGCCCCCACGGTCGAGGAGTTGACCGACCGCCGCAGTGAGGCGGGACCGCGCGCCGGGGACTACCCGACCGGCTCGTGGGGAGACGAGTCGCGTGACTACCACGTCTGCGTCGAGGTCCCGGCCGCATCCCTCGGCCAGGAGATGCTGGCCGCCCGGGTGTCCCTGGTCATCCCGCAGCCCGGCGACGGCACGGCGCAGAACCTCGGCGCCCAGGGCCTGGTGAAGGCCGTGTGGACCGACGACATGGCCGCGTCCACCTCGATCAACCCCCAGGTCGCGCACTACACGGGTCAGGCGGAACTGGCACAAGTCATCCAACAGGGTATGGACGCCCGCAAAGCCGGTGATTTCGACGGCGCAACGGCCAAGCTGGGGCGGGCCGTTCAGCTCGCGAGCGCGTCGGGGAACGCGGATACTGCGAAACTGCTTGCGAAGGTGGTGGACGTGGTCGACGCGACGACAGGTACTGTGCGACTGAAAGCGAAGGTCACGGAGGCCGACGAGATGACTCTCGAAACCCGGTCGACAAAGACTGTTCGTGTAAAGAAGTAA